CGTCGGGCAGCTCGCCGTCGAGATACTCGGACAGCCGATCGGTCCAGATGTCGGTCATGGTGTGCTCCTCAGCGCTCCAGGTGCTCCCGCAGCGCCATGCGGGCCCGGTGAAGCTGGGACTTGGAGGTGCCGGTGGCGAGGCCCAGCATCTCGGCGATCTCCTCGTGGCGATAGCCCTCGATGTCGTGGAGAACGAACACCTGCCGGGCACCCTGTGGCAGCCGTTCGATCGCCACCTCGAAATCCATCGACAGCTCGGGCGTCGGTCGCCGGCTGGGCACGGTCTCGAGCACTGCGTCTCCTTCGAGGTAACGCTGACGCCGGATTCCCAGCGTCTGGCGCCGGCCAAGAATGACGTTGACTGCCAGCCGGTGCAGCCAGGTGCCGAAGGCGGACTCACCGCGGAAGGTTCCCAGCTTCTGCCAGGCCCGCACGAACACGTCCTGTGCCACTTCGTCAGCCTCCTCGTCGCTCAGCATCCGCCGGACCAGGCTATGGATCCTCGCCACGTGACCACGATACAGCCGGGCAAAGGCGTGAGCATCGCCGCTGGCCGCCAGCGTCGCGTCTACCGTATCCGAGTCGCTTCTGCCGGTTTGCTCGTGACGCAGCGTCGCTACTCCAAGGCCGGATGGGGTCATCGCGAGGGGTTGGATCGCTTGACGGAACAGAAGGTTGCAGGAGAGGGTGGGGCAAGGTGGGGCAGGGTGAGGCAAGGTGAGGCAGGGTGAGGCAAGGTAGGCAAGGTGGTCCCTTCCGCCCATCACCTTGCC
The window above is part of the Gemmatimonadales bacterium genome. Proteins encoded here:
- a CDS encoding sigma-70 family RNA polymerase sigma factor, which codes for MTPSGLGVATLRHEQTGRSDSDTVDATLAASGDAHAFARLYRGHVARIHSLVRRMLSDEEADEVAQDVFVRAWQKLGTFRGESAFGTWLHRLAVNVILGRRQTLGIRRQRYLEGDAVLETVPSRRPTPELSMDFEVAIERLPQGARQVFVLHDIEGYRHEEIAEMLGLATGTSKSQLHRARMALREHLER